Proteins encoded within one genomic window of Granulicella pectinivorans:
- a CDS encoding DUF4337 domain-containing protein has translation MEPTEIQEFSKQMEEAREGGESLRSISLAISILAVLVAIVTVAGHRTHTEAVLNQSKAGDQWNEYQAKKIRQDNLQVVVETIGLQPNPSPATTAKLADFRAHIDKWKSDLAEEQDKAREYEVEVKHDEAQASRYDLGEALLQIAVVLASITLLTRQRAYFLFGLSIGLAGLIIAASALFLP, from the coding sequence ATGGAACCCACCGAGATCCAGGAATTCTCAAAGCAGATGGAAGAGGCTCGCGAGGGCGGCGAAAGCCTCCGAAGCATCTCCCTCGCCATCTCCATCCTTGCCGTACTCGTCGCCATCGTCACCGTTGCCGGGCACCGCACGCACACCGAGGCCGTCCTCAACCAGTCCAAGGCCGGCGACCAGTGGAATGAGTACCAGGCCAAGAAGATCCGTCAGGACAACCTCCAGGTCGTCGTCGAAACCATCGGCCTCCAGCCCAACCCGTCGCCCGCCACCACCGCCAAGCTCGCCGATTTCCGCGCCCACATCGACAAGTGGAAAAGCGATCTCGCCGAAGAGCAGGACAAGGCCCGCGAATACGAGGTCGAGGTCAAGCACGACGAGGCCCAGGCCTCCCGCTACGATCTCGGCGAAGCCCTCCTCCAGATCGCCGTCGTCCTCGCCTCCATCACGCTCCTCACCCGCCAGCGCGCCTATTTCCTCTTCGGCCTCTCCATTGGCCTCGCCGGCCTCATCATCGCCGCATCCGCCTTGTTCCTTCCCTAG